In one window of Candidatus Scalindua sp. DNA:
- a CDS encoding DEAD/DEAH box helicase: MYDEFAEDCLKQLPELDDTDWKECRRRLSRLYFALIQLRLNGSELGESKESIEKACDYLRRLANAMEQYLFNESEGHDEDALKRMRSHAFIAAEAIDLWCSFAKAVRDDGNVGVDMAYARIESALLYLASEYQINAHCSVNEVKGQLFLETYDHDQRDIEIISYLQNVICALATGKLDNIQNALSINYDQYNSLVAARIAAMVRLADLVKFYCRWLTGSVVTVNIEEELKQLSQKLRPATKTFTAVPFSDLLHLCTLLIHVVHSSKPLSLMHNLPRPEMQGDRRVEYERYLASRATLGQGIKTRQMGSVEYERYLASRATQRPFLWPSAKEYVEDTFPGPKADAIVVVPTGSGKSFIAELACSQAMQNGWVLYLAPTNALVNQVQRDLQIAFKLFHGIQILSFVGGQEYTSLAGEHLETPPEMSVAVMTPEKCAMAFRINPNIFENCRLCIVDEFHTINDDYRGITLDLCLAQILTLNSETRLLLMSAMVSNGDDVTEWLHKLRDGQEVPLIQIPWRPCRTLRSLLFVNQEKTEEALSIARSQFDVLSPTRKFVKFDVPLGLLGGMCLRWEENGNEEDYVSIPVPFTFESKAKQGTSGLLGDDADFKSWKNTAGRQLSEQFYNAGFNVLCFILTSRHHVFSSAEKCELNSDIVLDQHTEGLIGLANAELGVPSKVDELLRKGVGVHSSAMLDSEQAAVERSFGNRSIRLLFATRTLAQGLNLPADIVVVAGSSLGDSRKADNIGGVRGAEATILNAFGRAGRAMVANHGLAVLVSDDPFFGPLLEHVGVDVVIQSYRLLSVSDRCVQVSSPIKSFVERLSPNEDLGVYSSEELDLVAQLGKEREQNADVLRHTLGAYLAQRQQIELDIEAVVGRVRDIGENLVEKYNMPDWIPMATMKGGINLLTCWRLWCSLGHSNNNIDEFENTNIQSCLNLFLKVMERLPPKDILKIMPESVRKMNTVLDKMLERIGENGYAVEWEIPDDWGGLWTELSGLIWMYMSGSTYAEIASVFLGIELDVVNGKRSQGQNHIPAIFSFAGRVLHHLSIYAGALLVILEESDLLSDQLGEMPLLPLCIRNGCNSRDSLAWFRYGYRNRIAAHEFARIYPIPIAIQDDSELKRWINRQLSEWIREDAGEAEAEVLQSVRTILNSQRAGGIESFK, encoded by the coding sequence ATGTATGATGAATTTGCAGAGGATTGTTTGAAGCAACTGCCGGAACTGGATGACACTGATTGGAAGGAGTGTCGGAGACGGTTGTCGCGTCTTTACTTTGCCTTGATTCAATTAAGACTGAATGGTTCAGAACTTGGGGAATCTAAGGAGTCCATAGAGAAGGCTTGTGATTATCTTCGACGCTTAGCCAATGCCATGGAACAATATTTGTTTAATGAATCAGAGGGTCACGATGAGGACGCTTTAAAACGTATGCGCTCCCATGCATTCATAGCAGCAGAAGCTATTGACCTATGGTGCAGTTTTGCGAAAGCAGTTCGGGACGATGGTAATGTGGGTGTGGATATGGCTTATGCTCGAATTGAAAGCGCTTTGCTGTATTTGGCGAGTGAATATCAGATAAATGCTCATTGCTCTGTAAATGAAGTAAAAGGTCAGTTATTTCTGGAAACATATGATCATGATCAGCGAGATATTGAAATTATTTCCTATCTTCAAAATGTAATCTGTGCGCTTGCTACGGGTAAACTTGACAACATTCAGAATGCTCTCAGCATTAATTATGACCAATATAATTCTTTAGTTGCTGCACGAATTGCAGCTATGGTTCGTTTAGCTGACCTTGTAAAATTCTATTGTAGGTGGTTGACTGGAAGTGTGGTGACGGTTAATATAGAAGAAGAACTCAAACAATTATCTCAGAAATTACGACCAGCTACGAAAACTTTCACCGCTGTACCATTCTCTGATTTGTTACATCTATGTACCTTGCTAATTCATGTCGTTCATTCAAGTAAGCCTCTCTCCTTAATGCATAATTTACCACGTCCAGAAATGCAGGGAGATAGGAGAGTAGAATATGAACGTTATTTGGCCTCACGTGCAACACTTGGTCAAGGAATTAAGACGCGACAAATGGGGTCAGTAGAATATGAACGTTATTTGGCCTCACGTGCAACACAGCGTCCTTTTCTGTGGCCATCTGCAAAAGAATATGTAGAAGACACCTTTCCCGGACCGAAAGCTGACGCAATTGTGGTCGTTCCTACCGGGAGCGGGAAGAGCTTTATTGCAGAGTTGGCTTGTAGTCAGGCCATGCAGAATGGCTGGGTATTATATCTGGCTCCAACCAATGCTCTGGTAAATCAGGTGCAACGTGATTTACAAATTGCTTTTAAGTTGTTTCATGGGATACAGATACTATCTTTTGTTGGAGGGCAAGAGTATACGAGTTTGGCAGGAGAGCACCTCGAAACACCGCCTGAGATGTCTGTTGCTGTTATGACTCCAGAAAAATGTGCCATGGCGTTTCGCATTAATCCAAACATATTTGAAAATTGTCGGCTCTGCATCGTTGATGAGTTTCATACAATCAATGACGATTATCGAGGGATTACATTAGATCTTTGTTTAGCACAGATTCTAACGTTGAATTCAGAAACACGTCTTCTCCTGATGTCAGCTATGGTTTCAAATGGTGACGATGTTACTGAGTGGTTACATAAATTAAGAGATGGTCAAGAAGTGCCGTTAATTCAGATTCCTTGGAGACCATGTCGAACTTTAAGGAGCCTTTTGTTTGTTAATCAAGAGAAAACAGAGGAAGCTCTTAGTATTGCCAGATCACAGTTTGATGTTTTATCCCCTACTAGGAAGTTTGTTAAGTTTGATGTACCGCTGGGCCTTCTGGGAGGGATGTGTTTGCGTTGGGAAGAAAATGGTAATGAAGAAGACTATGTGTCCATTCCTGTTCCTTTTACTTTTGAGAGCAAAGCTAAGCAGGGCACTTCAGGACTACTTGGTGATGATGCAGACTTTAAGAGTTGGAAGAATACTGCAGGGCGCCAGCTTTCGGAGCAGTTTTACAACGCGGGCTTTAATGTTCTGTGCTTCATACTCACGAGTAGACACCATGTGTTTAGCAGTGCAGAGAAATGTGAATTGAATAGTGATATAGTCTTAGATCAACATACGGAAGGATTAATTGGTCTTGCCAATGCTGAATTGGGTGTTCCTTCAAAAGTGGATGAGTTACTACGCAAAGGTGTGGGGGTTCATTCAAGTGCAATGTTGGATTCGGAACAGGCTGCTGTTGAAAGAAGTTTTGGAAATAGATCTATCCGGCTTCTGTTTGCTACTCGAACACTTGCGCAAGGATTGAATTTGCCAGCAGATATTGTCGTCGTTGCGGGATCTTCGTTAGGTGATTCCCGTAAAGCAGACAACATAGGAGGGGTTCGGGGTGCTGAGGCTACGATACTTAATGCATTTGGCCGTGCAGGGAGAGCAATGGTTGCTAATCACGGTTTGGCAGTATTAGTCTCAGATGATCCATTTTTTGGCCCATTGCTCGAACACGTTGGTGTAGATGTAGTTATCCAAAGTTATAGGTTATTAAGTGTTTCGGACAGATGCGTTCAAGTTTCTTCCCCCATTAAATCATTTGTTGAAAGATTGTCTCCAAACGAGGATCTTGGTGTCTATAGTTCAGAGGAACTCGATTTGGTTGCGCAGCTTGGAAAAGAACGAGAACAAAATGCCGACGTGCTTAGACATACTCTCGGTGCATATCTTGCGCAAAGACAGCAAATAGAACTTGATATTGAAGCAGTGGTTGGGAGGGTTCGGGATATTGGAGAGAACCTTGTTGAAAAATATAATATGCCGGACTGGATACCAATGGCCACAATGAAAGGTGGTATTAATTTGCTAACATGCTGGCGGTTGTGGTGTAGCCTGGGTCATTCCAATAATAACATTGATGAGTTTGAGAATACAAATATACAAAGTTGTCTAAATCTATTTCTTAAAGTTATGGAGCGACTACCACCCAAAGATATTCTTAAGATTATGCCTGAAAGCGTACGAAAAATGAACACAGTCCTTGACAAAATGCTGGAACGCATTGGCGAAAACGGATATGCAGTAGAATGGGAAATTCCAGATGATTGGGGTGGGTTGTGGACAGAGTTGTCCGGTTTAATCTGGATGTATATGAGTGGAAGCACTTACGCTGAAATTGCTTCCGTTTTCTTGGGAATAGAACTAGATGTGGTAAATGGAAAAAGAAGCCAAGGGCAGAATCATATTCCTGCAATTTTCTCATTTGCAGGGAGAGTCTTACATCACTTGTCGATTTATGCTGGTGCATTACTTGTTATTCTTGAGGAATCAGACCTTTTAAGCGATCAATTAGGAGAGATGCCTTTATTACCATTATGCATTCGAAATGGGTGCAATAGTCGTGATTCGTTAGCATGGTTTAGGTATGGATATAGAAATAGAATTGCTGCCCATGAGTTTGCACGGATTTATCCTATCCCTATTGCTATACAAGATGACAGTGAACTCAAGAGATGGATAAATAGGCAACTATCAGAATGGATTAGAGAGGATGCTGGCGAGGCAGAGGCCGAAGTCTTGCAAAGTGTTAGAACAATTTTGAATTCTCAGCGTGCAGGTGGGATCGAATCTTTCAAATAG